A region from the Solibacillus sp. FSL H8-0523 genome encodes:
- a CDS encoding MFS transporter yields MDKQNSKYRWLVFGSVLLTYLLMASQRTAPGLITDQLMNDFQVTASTIGLLASIQFLVYTSLQIPMGALADRFGPNTFLIFGAMLTGVGTILYSLGTHEWVLFFSRILTGIGDATIWVNMMLILARWFHQKEFVRLVGFAGMTGSLGFLVATVPFSAWITLLGWRAAFFSLGLLLCFCGLLLYFILVKNTKRLFADTPIVNDDIQREKTFTILKRIVSNRQAWALFFCHFGVVGGYVGFISSWAVPYGMNQYDMTRLEASQLIMIGLVGALIGAPLISWIAGSLETIKKPYLVVQIMVLLGWLSLLLFNGQPALSLLIVIFFIIGFGYGASALTFAGVRQSFPLKESGIVSGFANTGGFLSAVLLPVIFGFVLDYFQVTSGQIEEGYSYGFIIPVIFSVIGVIGVVLFKERVKLT; encoded by the coding sequence CTGGATAAACAAAATAGCAAGTACAGATGGCTTGTATTTGGCTCTGTATTACTTACCTATTTGTTAATGGCAAGTCAACGAACCGCCCCTGGATTGATTACAGACCAATTGATGAATGATTTTCAGGTAACAGCATCAACGATTGGGTTATTAGCGAGCATTCAATTTTTGGTATACACGAGTCTGCAAATTCCAATGGGCGCATTAGCAGATCGATTTGGTCCGAATACCTTTCTGATTTTTGGCGCTATGCTTACTGGTGTGGGGACGATACTTTATAGTTTGGGCACGCATGAATGGGTGCTGTTTTTTTCTAGAATTCTTACGGGAATTGGCGACGCGACCATCTGGGTGAATATGATGCTCATTTTAGCCAGATGGTTTCATCAAAAAGAATTTGTACGATTAGTTGGATTTGCAGGGATGACAGGGAGTTTAGGTTTCCTAGTAGCAACCGTCCCTTTTTCCGCATGGATCACATTACTTGGTTGGAGAGCTGCATTTTTTTCATTGGGTCTTCTGTTATGCTTTTGCGGCTTACTTCTTTATTTCATACTCGTCAAAAATACAAAACGTTTATTTGCGGATACGCCAATAGTGAATGATGACATACAGCGTGAAAAGACGTTTACGATATTAAAAAGAATCGTTTCAAACAGGCAAGCATGGGCACTATTTTTTTGTCACTTTGGCGTTGTTGGGGGCTATGTAGGATTTATTAGTTCGTGGGCAGTCCCTTATGGCATGAACCAGTATGATATGACACGACTTGAAGCGAGTCAGCTCATTATGATTGGATTGGTTGGTGCGCTAATCGGCGCTCCGTTAATTAGTTGGATAGCAGGCTCGTTAGAAACGATAAAAAAACCATATCTTGTTGTGCAAATCATGGTTTTACTTGGCTGGCTTTCGCTTCTCTTATTTAATGGCCAACCAGCGCTATCCCTACTAATTGTCATTTTCTTTATTATTGGCTTTGGATACGGGGCAAGTGCGTTAACGTTTGCGGGTGTTCGCCAATCCTTTCCGTTAAAAGAATCAGGTATTGTATCAGGCTTCGCAAATACGGGTGGGTTTCTAAGTGCGGTATTGCTACCGGTGATTTTTGGATTTGTATTGGATTACTTTCAGGTGACTTCAGGTCAAATAGAGGAAGGCTATTCTTATGGTTTTATAATCCCTGTTATCTTTTCGGTGATTGGTGTGATTGGTGTGGTGCTGTTTAAGGAACGTGTAAAATTAACTTAG
- a CDS encoding DUF1540 domain-containing protein — MPIIEVKCTVENCFFHKVDDICGAEKIEINTNSKEMATEFSADFDARIKKEAAHSMDTCCKTFISKKDKKTKA, encoded by the coding sequence ATGCCAATTATTGAGGTAAAATGTACGGTTGAAAATTGCTTTTTCCACAAAGTTGATGATATTTGTGGAGCGGAGAAAATTGAAATTAATACAAATTCGAAAGAGATGGCTACTGAATTTTCAGCTGACTTTGATGCACGTATTAAAAAAGAAGCCGCGCATTCAATGGACACTTGTTGTAAAACGTTTATTTCAAAAAAGGATAAAAAAACGAAGGCATAA
- a CDS encoding methyl-accepting chemotaxis protein: MNTILLVSFVIILIIAIYFAVRYFSLKRHYRYDQQIINEMKSLVANEPIQKLPGHTENQMIFNEFLKVTDGVKEGFSSFVANINEKGNILEEHGEYAAEKADIVRAAIDEVGRGLKKQLIATEESSVSIEDMAQAIEDLSIRANEISEQSNTTLQLTEQGNGKLKDSMEKMGQFNQTISTTFEAIKILGDRSQEIGKIVQVITGISDQINLLALNAAIEAARAGEHGKGFAVVADEVRKLAEQSGQSSAEVSNIVKNIQSETNHVVTSMKQGMGQFAETNTTINEIGTMFERIVDITKVIADNNTNSSASAEELSSGSQQIKVAMNEISFISKESVEMFEELVEISDDELQTMEKLLQEVKQMVELNQTVEAK; the protein is encoded by the coding sequence GTGAATACAATATTGTTAGTAAGTTTTGTTATTATTTTAATAATCGCTATTTATTTTGCAGTACGCTATTTTTCGCTGAAACGTCATTATCGGTATGATCAACAAATTATTAATGAGATGAAATCATTAGTAGCCAATGAACCGATACAAAAGCTTCCGGGGCATACAGAGAACCAAATGATCTTCAATGAATTTCTAAAAGTAACAGATGGCGTGAAAGAGGGCTTTAGTTCATTTGTTGCGAACATTAATGAAAAAGGCAACATACTAGAGGAACACGGTGAATATGCAGCCGAAAAAGCTGATATCGTTCGAGCTGCAATCGACGAAGTAGGGCGCGGTCTAAAAAAACAACTTATTGCTACAGAAGAAAGTTCCGTATCGATTGAAGATATGGCTCAGGCAATTGAAGATTTATCGATTCGTGCCAACGAAATTTCAGAGCAATCAAATACAACGTTACAATTAACGGAGCAAGGTAATGGCAAGCTAAAAGATTCGATGGAGAAAATGGGGCAATTTAATCAAACAATTAGCACAACCTTTGAAGCGATTAAGATTCTTGGAGATCGTTCACAAGAAATTGGGAAAATTGTTCAGGTTATTACAGGGATTTCTGATCAAATTAATTTATTGGCGTTAAACGCAGCGATTGAAGCAGCACGTGCAGGTGAGCATGGTAAAGGGTTCGCAGTTGTAGCGGATGAAGTGCGAAAATTAGCTGAGCAATCAGGCCAATCGTCAGCAGAAGTTTCAAATATCGTTAAAAATATTCAGTCAGAAACAAATCATGTTGTAACCTCAATGAAACAAGGGATGGGGCAGTTCGCTGAAACAAATACGACAATTAATGAAATCGGTACAATGTTTGAACGTATCGTAGATATTACAAAAGTAATTGCAGATAATAACACCAATTCTTCAGCAAGTGCGGAAGAATTATCATCGGGCTCTCAGCAAATTAAAGTGGCGATGAACGAGATTTCATTTATCTCAAAAGAGTCTGTTGAAATGTTTGAAGAGCTTGTTGAAATTAGTGATGATGAATTACAAACAATGGAAAAGTTATTGCAAGAAGTAAAGCAAATGGTTGAATTGAATCAAACAGTTGAAGCAAAATAA
- a CDS encoding RsiV family protein, whose product MNHIIIEQVKALISLQVGNMPTTVEEMLGLYEIKNNQRQVLSLSLSNYTYHKQAAHGMTYIKSLTFDLENKQICHLEDLFTPGSDYVQLISSLVKKQIQQRDIPLLNNEFTEIQPNQDFYIADKALVIYFQLYEITPYVVGLPMFPISVFDLIKIINENGPLGRMAVNN is encoded by the coding sequence ATGAATCATATTATTATCGAACAAGTAAAGGCACTTATCTCGTTACAAGTTGGAAATATGCCGACAACAGTAGAGGAAATGCTAGGGCTATATGAGATTAAAAACAATCAACGCCAAGTGCTAAGCTTATCTCTTTCTAATTACACATATCATAAGCAGGCAGCACATGGTATGACCTATATAAAATCCCTAACATTTGATTTAGAAAACAAACAGATTTGTCATTTGGAGGACTTATTTACACCTGGAAGTGACTATGTGCAACTAATTTCTAGTCTAGTAAAAAAGCAAATTCAGCAGCGTGATATCCCATTACTTAATAATGAGTTTACTGAAATTCAACCGAATCAAGATTTTTATATTGCGGATAAAGCACTCGTTATTTATTTTCAATTATATGAAATTACACCCTATGTCGTTGGGTTACCGATGTTTCCGATTTCTGTTTTTGATTTAATAAAAATTATAAATGAAAACGGTCCCCTCGGTAGAATGGCTGTTAATAATTAA
- a CDS encoding multicopper oxidase: MKFKEQPINPANPDTIPKFIDQLIKPPTAISRVNKNYTGTYYEIKMMKAKHQFHRNFPYSDVWGYDGIVPGPTIEAKKDYTTYVKYLNKLPEKHFLPIDFSLHGASNSPEVRTVVHLHGANVDSASDGHPEAWYTKDYAATGPTFKREVHAYTNHQPGTTMWYHDHSMGLTRLNVCAGLAGFYLLRDSSEERLNLPKGKYEIPLMIQDKTFNEDGSIFYPTELDPPFPLPVPDQLPLPNPSITLGYVGNTILVNGKLWPFLNVEPRKYRFRILNGSNRRSYVLRLSNNEKINQIGTDGGFLSATTEISTVELTPAERVDVIIDFSKFANEEILLMNDDEEFSEEHTNVIMKFKVTLPLKGEDTSQIPTLLQPEMDLHEHHAHTVRNLPLTSTLDRYGRLMLLLGDQMYHDPATEKPALDSIEVWNLINTTPVHHPIHIHLVQFKIIERQPFNVDLYVAEGKLEFIGEPEGPREYEKGWKDTVKADIGKVTKIIMHWKEHVGDYIWHCHFLEHEDHDMMRPIRVIENTHPVQPPHMDEH; the protein is encoded by the coding sequence TTGAAATTTAAAGAGCAGCCTATAAACCCAGCAAATCCTGATACAATCCCAAAGTTTATAGATCAACTAATAAAGCCTCCTACTGCAATCTCAAGAGTAAATAAAAATTATACAGGTACTTATTATGAAATAAAAATGATGAAAGCAAAGCATCAATTTCATAGAAACTTTCCATATTCAGATGTGTGGGGCTATGACGGAATCGTCCCTGGTCCAACAATTGAGGCAAAAAAAGATTACACGACCTATGTGAAATATTTGAACAAACTTCCTGAAAAACATTTTTTACCGATTGATTTCAGTTTGCATGGAGCTTCTAATTCGCCTGAAGTTCGAACAGTAGTTCATTTACATGGGGCAAATGTAGATTCTGCAAGCGATGGACACCCAGAGGCATGGTATACAAAAGACTACGCTGCTACTGGTCCAACGTTTAAGCGTGAAGTGCATGCGTATACGAATCATCAGCCTGGTACGACAATGTGGTATCATGATCATTCGATGGGTCTTACCCGATTAAATGTTTGTGCAGGCTTAGCAGGCTTTTATTTGCTTCGTGATTCCTCTGAGGAAAGACTAAATTTACCAAAGGGGAAATACGAAATTCCGCTTATGATTCAAGATAAAACATTTAATGAAGATGGCTCTATTTTTTACCCAACTGAATTAGATCCACCGTTTCCTCTCCCTGTACCAGACCAACTTCCGTTACCGAATCCATCTATTACATTAGGCTATGTTGGTAATACAATTTTAGTTAATGGAAAATTATGGCCTTTTTTAAATGTCGAGCCTAGAAAATATCGCTTCCGTATACTAAATGGTTCGAACCGTAGAAGTTACGTACTGCGTCTTTCGAATAATGAAAAGATTAATCAAATAGGAACAGATGGCGGGTTTTTATCAGCTACAACTGAGATTAGCACAGTAGAATTAACACCCGCTGAGCGTGTAGATGTGATTATTGATTTCAGTAAATTTGCCAATGAAGAAATTTTGTTAATGAATGATGACGAAGAGTTTTCTGAGGAACATACTAACGTAATTATGAAATTTAAAGTTACATTACCTTTAAAAGGGGAAGATACGAGTCAAATCCCTACACTCTTGCAACCCGAAATGGATTTACACGAGCATCACGCACACACTGTTCGAAATCTGCCATTAACTAGTACGTTAGACCGTTATGGCAGACTCATGCTTCTATTAGGCGATCAAATGTACCATGATCCTGCAACAGAAAAGCCCGCCTTAGATAGTATTGAAGTATGGAATTTAATTAATACTACGCCTGTTCATCATCCTATTCATATCCATCTAGTCCAATTTAAAATTATTGAGCGTCAACCATTTAATGTCGACCTCTATGTAGCTGAAGGTAAATTAGAATTTATAGGGGAGCCAGAAGGACCACGTGAATATGAAAAAGGGTGGAAAGATACTGTAAAGGCGGATATTGGGAAAGTAACAAAAATAATTATGCATTGGAAAGAACATGTTGGTGACTATATATGGCACTGTCACTTTCTTGAGCATGAAGACCATGATATGATGCGCCCAATTCGCGTTATTGAAAATACTCACCCAGTTCAGCCACCACATATGGATGAGCATTAA